ATTGAACGGATGCTGCCCCGCCACGAGCTGATTCAGGTCCTCAGCCACGCAACGGCCTTCGCCTGCCCGTCCATCTACGAACCGCTCGGCATCGTCAACCTGGAAGCCATGGCCTGCGGCGCCGCCGTTGTGGCCAGCGCCACCGGCGGTATCCCCGAGGTTGTCCAGCACGGTGAAACCGGATTGCTGGTGGAGCTGGAACAGGTCACCGACGGGACCGGAACCCCGCTCGATCCTGAGAAGTTCGTGAGCGAATTCGCCGCAGCCCTCACCGAGGTGGTGTCGGATCCGGAGCGGGCGCGCGCCATGGGTCAGGCCGGCCGCCGCCGTGCCGAGGAGCACTTCTCCTGGGAATCCATCACGGAAACCACGCTTGAGGTGTACCGCTCCGTCCTTGCCTAAGGCAGTCCGGATACCGTTCCCGGCCATCTGGTAACAGACGCAGGAAACCACGACGGCGCCGCCCCACCTAACGGGGGCGGCGCCGTCGTGGTTTCCGCTTTCGCCCGGATCCCGGGCTCAGTTCCGTACGGCTTTAGCGCCTGGTTTACCGCCTGGGCGGCTTGGCTTCACGGGATTTACGGGCCAGCAGCACTTTCTCATCGACCGGTGCGTCTCCGCTGGCCCGCTGGCTGCGGACGTAGGCGCGGGCCTCGTCCTGGCGGATCTTCTCGGCACCGGTGGCAATCGTAGCGCGGAGGTGCTCCTGCCCGTACCCGAAGGCATCCACCAGGTCCAGGGCGTGCGGGCGGATCTTGACCAGTAGCCGGTTGATGTAATCGCCCACCGTGCGGGCGCGCTGCATCGACAGGCGCCCGTTCATGAGGTACCAGGACAGGTTCTTCTCGATGAGCGAGAGTCCGAACAGGTCCCGGAGCCAGGTCAGCACGCGCTTCGTTCCAGGGTCCTTTACATTGGCGAGGGCTTCTGTGAAGGCTTCCCACTGAAGCAGTTCCGCGTGGGCCTGGGCAGCCTCTATCAGTTCATGCTGGTGCTGGTTGAACGCAGCAGCCGCCTGCTGCTGCGGCAGTTTGTTGGATCCCTTCAGTGCGGCCCCCGCATCGGAAACCATGGTCTGCACCCGGTCGGTCAGCAGCAACCGCTGGGTGTCTTCATCCCGGAGCACGATGGCCGCCTTCTGCACTGAGCCCGTGTCGGCCACGAACTGGGCAACCTGGCGAAGGCCGGTCCGGTGAACTGCAGCGCCTGCCGCCTGGCTGACCACATAGCGTGCCAGCACGCCGACGTCGACTTTGCGGAATTCCTTCGCATAATCGGCGAGGAGGCGCTTGGCCACGAGCTGGAGCAGTACGGTGTTGTCGCCTTCAAAAGTGACATAGACGTCGAGGTCCGCGCGCAGGGAAGCGAAGCGGTTTTCAATCAGGAACCCGGCGCCGCCGCAGGCTTCGCGACACTCCTGGAGGGTATCGAGGGCGTGCCACGTGCTGAGCGGCTTGAGGGCCGCGGCCAGAGTCTCCAGGTCCTGGCGGTCCTCGTCGGTGTCATGGGCTCCCGAGAAGACGTCATCGAACTTCTGCAGCAGCTGCTCATGGGCAAACCCGGCCGCGTACGTCGTGGCGAGCCGGGTGAACAGCCGCCGCTGGTGGCGCTGGTAGTCCAGCAGCACTTCTTCGTCCGTGTGCGAGGAAGCATTGAACTGCCGGCGTTCGGAGGCGTACTGGATGGCGGTCTTGAGCGCGAGCTTGCTGGCAGCCACGGCGGCACCGTCCAGGGAAACCCGGCCCTGGACCAGCGTTCCCAGCATGGTGAAGAAGCGGCGGCCCGGGCTGGCAATGGGGGAGGAATACGTGCCGTCGGCGTCAACGTTGCCATAGCGGTTGAGCAGGTTGGTGCGCGGGATGCGGACGTTGCTGAAGTGGAGCCGGCCGTTGTCGATGCCGTTCAGTCCGCCCTTGACGCCGTCGTCCTCGCCGCCGATGCCCGGCAGGAATTCCTTGGTCTCGGGATCCCGCAGGTCCACATAGAACGCATGGACCCCATGGTTCACGCCCTTGGTCACAAGCTGTGCGAAGACCACGGCACCGAGCCCGTCGATTGCGGCGTTGCCGATGTAGTCCTTCCACGCTGCCCGGAAGGGCGTGTGGACCACGAATTCCTGTGTCGCCGGGTCAAAGGTGGCCGTGGTGGCAATGCTGGCAACATCGGAGCCGTGGCCGGTCTCAGTCATCGCGAAGCAGCCCGGAATGTCCAGGTTCATGATGCCGGGCAGCCACTTGGTGTGGTGTTCCTCGGTGCCGAGGTGCATCACCGCGGAGCCGAAGAGCCCCCACTGGACTCCCGCCTTGATCTGGAGGGACGGATCGGCAGTGACCAGTTCCTCGAAACCGGCGATGTTGCCGCCGTGGTCGTCGGAGCCGCCCAGCGCTGCGGGGAAGGCCCGGTGAACGGCGTTGTTCTCCACCAGGTACTTGAGCTGACCGAACGTCCGCCTCCGGTGCTCGGTGTGGGTAAGGCCTTCAGTCTTGTGCAGTTCGGGGCGGCCGGAAAGTTCGCGTGAGTGGCGTCGGATGTCCGCCCATTTGCCCAGGAGCTGTTCGCCGAGTGCTGCTACGTCGACTGCGGGAGACGCGCCGGCAGGCGCGTTTGAGCGGCTGGCCGGTCGGTTTGGTGGGCTGGCGGGGCGGTCAACTACGTCAGTCATGTCGATTCCTTCTTTGGTTCTGACAATTCTTGGCTCTGGTGGTACTGCGGTGTGCAAAATCCGGAAATCAATCGGTGTCCCGTGTTTCCAGTTCCGGGGCTATCCCGACGCACAGCCAGGCGGTGATCTGCCGGGCCATCGCTTCCTGGTCAGGCTTGCCCGGGGAGGCCGGGGTGCCCAGCCACTGTTCACCGGCGTTCCGGACCAGCCCGATCGCCGCGGTGGGCCAGTATCCGATCACGGCCTCCCTGCCGGCGCCCAGATGCTCGCGCATGGGCCGTGCGATCATGTCGCGGACCTCTTCGAAGAAGTGGCCAAGCGCACCCGCGGTGGCCATGCTTCCGCTGGCTGCCCCGGCATCGCCGGCAGAGTGCGTCGTGACGAACGTGTACACGTTCGGGCTGGTTTCAGCCATTTGGAGGTAGGCGGAGACCATGGCCAGAAGCCCCTCCCGCGGCGTCTGTGCGCTTTGGGCGGCCTCCTGGATGCGGCGCTGCATCTGGCTGAGGACCACTTCTCCTACGGCCTGCTGCAGCCCGGCCTTGTCGCCAAAGTAGCGGTAGAAAACAGACTTCGACGTTCCTGCGGCGGCAGCGATGTCCTCCATCGAAGCGTCGCTGCCGAGAGCGTGGACAGCTTTTCGGGCCGACTTGATGAGCTCCCGCCGGCGCTCCTCCCGGTGTGACTGCCAGCGCGCGGCGCGCCCGTCGACGGGGCCGTCGGAGCCGCCGGTCGCGCCTCCATCCGAAGGCGTGGCAAGTTCAACGTGGAAGATGTTCACGATACCCAGCGTATCAGGTACGCTGGGTATCGGTAACCAGCGTTGATCATAAGGAGACACCACATGTCCTTTACCGGACAGTCCGCAACCGGACCAGAGGAAGCACCCACAGCCCCCGAGGGGACACCGGCTGCGGGCCAGCTGCGCAGGGCGGTGGTGGTGGGCGGTAACCGGATTCCGTTCGCCCGGACCGGCGGCGCGTACACCAAGTCTTCGAACCAGGACATGCTGACGGCAGCCTTGGACGGCCTCATCGCGCGCTTCGGACTTCAGGACGAGCGGATCGGCGAGGTGGCGGCCGGCGCAGTCCTCAAGCACTCCCGCGACTTCAACCTCACCCGCGAGGCAGTTCTCGGATCCGCCCTGTCCGCTGAAACACCCGCCTACGATCTCCAGCAGGCCTGTGCCACCGGCCTGGAGACGGTCCTGGGCCTGGCTAACAAGATCAAGCTCAGCCAGATCGATTCAGCGATCGCCGGTGGCGTCGATTCCACTTCCGATGCACCGATCGCGGTGAGCGAAGGTCTGCGCGAGGTGCTGCTGGACCTGAACCGTGCCAAGTCCCTGCCCCAGAGGCTCCGGATCCTCAGCCGCCTTCGGCCCAAGGATCTGGCTCCCGACGCGCCCAATACGGGAGAGCCCCGGACCGGCCTTTCCATGGGCGAACACCAGGCCCTCACCACGGCGCAGTGGAAGATCACCCGGGAAGCCCAGGACGAGTTGGCCTACAACAGCCACCGCAACCTCGCAGCCGCCTACGACGCCGGCTTCTTCGATGATCTGCTCACCCCTTACCGTGGCCTGAGCCGGGATTCGAACCTTCGTGCCGACACAACACTCGAAAAGCTGGCAACCCTCAAACCCGTATTCGGAAAGAACCTCGGGGCCGAGGCAACCATGACGGCGGGCAACTCCACGCCGCTGACCGACGGGGCGTCCACGGTGCTGCTGGCCTCGGAGGAATGGGCAGATTCCCACGATCTGCCCAAGCTGGCAACAGTGGTCGACGGCGAAGCCGCCGCCGTGGACTTCGTGCATGGCAAGGACGGCCTGCTGATGGCGCCGGCGTTCGCCGTGCCGCGCCTGCTGGCCCGCAACGGCCTCACACTGGACGACATCGATTTATTCGAGATCCACGAAGCCTTCGCCGGCACCGTCCTTGGCACCCTGGCCGCTTGGGAAGACGAGGAATTCGGGCGCACCCGTCTCGGCTTGGAGGGCGCGCTCGGCAGCATCGATCGGTCAAAGCTGAATGTCAACGGTTCCTCGCTGGCTGCGGGGCATCCCTTTGCCGCCACCGGAGGGCGGATCGTGGCCTCGCTCGCCAAAATGCTTCATGAGAAAGGTCGGGTGGACGGACGCCCCGCCCGTGGCCTGATTTCCATCTGCGCTGCCGGCGGCCAAGGTGTCGTCGCGATTCTTGAAGCACTCTAGGGAGGCTGGCGTGACGGACAAGTACACACAATTCGTAAGCCGCGGCTTCGGCAAGGATGTCGCCCGCAAGCTGGGCCTGCCCCAGCCGCTGGTACTGCGGCGGTACCGGCCGGGCCAGCCCCTGATCCCGGGCCCCATCCTGGTCCAGGGGGCCAGCAGAGGTGCCGATGAGCTGGCAGCCGCCCTCCTGGGGTGGGATCTCGACGTCCGTCGCCACGCGGTCCCACGGGAGAAACTGGGCGCCATTGTGCTGGTCCTGGATGAGCTGGACCGGCCGGAGGACCTCGAAAAGCCTGTCCTTTCCGCGGCGGCATCCGTGCGCGACCTGGCGCCCAACGCCCGAGTCGTCACTGTCTCCCGCACGCCTGCGAGCGCCGTGGGTCCTGCCTCTGCAGCAGCGCGGCAGGGCGTGGACGGGCTGGTGCGGTCGCTCGCCAAGGAACTGCGGGCCGGCGCCACAGCGAACGGCATCGTGCTGGCTGAGGAGGTAACCACCACCAGCCCCAGCGCCCTGGGCGCCCTGCGCTTTTTCCTGTCAGGCCGCTCCGCCTTCATCGACGGGCAGTTCCTCAGCGTCACGTCAGGGGGCGGGCAGCTGCCGGCCGATCCGGAGAAACCGCTGGCCGGAAAGGTTGCCGTTGTTACCGGCGCCGCACGCGGCATCGGTGCCGCTATCGCCCGCACGCTCCACCGCGACGGCGCCACCCTGGTGGTGGTCGATATCCCTGCCGCCGGTGACCACCTGGCCGCGGTGGCCAATGAGGTCCGGGGACGGCCCTGCAGCTCGACATCAGCAGGGAGGATGCCGGCCAGCGCATGATCGACCATGCGGTGGGGAGGCACGGGCGCCTGGACATCGTGGTCCACAATGCCGGTATCACCCGGGACAAGCTTCTGGCCAACATGGACCAGAACCGCTGGAATTCGGTCATCGCCGTGAACATCGCGGCCCAGCTCCGCATCAATGAGGCGCTGCTGTCGTCCGAGCACTTCCGGGAGTCCCCGCGGATTGTTTCGGTCGCTTCCACGAGCGGCATTGCCGGCAACCGCGGGCAGACCAACTACGCTACGTCCAAGGGCGGGGTGATGGGAATGGTGCGCGCCACGGCGCCGCTCCTCTCGGACCGCGGAGGCTCCATCAACGCCGTGGCTCCGGGTTTCATCGAAACCGAGATGACGGCCCGGATCCCCTTTGCAACGCGCGAAGTTGCCCGCCGGCTCAACTCCCTGCAGCAGGGCGGGCAACCAGGCGATGTTGCCGAAGCCATAGCGTTCCTGGCCAGCGATGCCGCCGGGGGCATCTCGGGCGAGGTGCTTCGGGTCTGCGGACAGAACCTGGTGGGCGCATGACAAATGCCCGGCCCGTGATCCTCGGGGACATGCCGTCCCTGTCAAAGCTGTATGTCAACGCCGCCGCTACAGCGGCCAGGCGCCGCGTGCTGGGCGCCGATGCCGGGATCACGCTGCCGCCCTGCGGACACGAGGTCAGGGGAGTGCGGCCCCAGGTCGGTAACCTCACGGCGTACCAGCATCTGGTGGGTGAGTCCGCGAGCGACATCCTGCCTGCAGGGTTTATCCACGCACTGGCCTTCCCCGTGTCCATGAGCGTGATGAACCGTGACGACTTCCCCTTGCCGCTGCTGGGAATGGTGCACCTCAGCAACCGTGTGGAGCAGCATGGTGCCATGGTGTTCACCGAAGCGCTGGACATCACATCCTGGGCCGAGAACCTGCGCGGCCACCGTGCCGGTACGCAGGTGGATATTGTCACGGAAGTACGCCGGACCGGTGAAGCGGAAGTCCGCTGGAAGGGAACATCCACGTACCTGGCAAAAGGCGTCTTCCTCCCCGGGATCGACAAGCCCTCGGTGCCCGCGGAACCGTCCACCTTCTCGGCGCCGGACCCCACAGCCCTGTGGCAGCTGGGTGTCGACACAGGGCGGGCCTACGCGGCTGTTTCCGGTGACTTCAACCCCATCCACCTGAGTGTCCTTTCAGCCAAAGCCCTCGGCATGCGGCGCTCTATCGCGCACGGCATGTACCTGGCGTCGCGGGCGCTGGCCGACGTGGGCGCAGCAAAGGGTGACACCTTCAGCTGGGATGTTGCCTTTGAAGCGCCTGTGTTCCTGCCGGCGCGGGTGGCGCTGGATATCAGTTCAGACCACTCCCCGGGCGGCGCCTGGCAGCGCTCCGATTACGCCGCCTGGAATCCGCGGTCCGGCCGGCGGCACTTCAGCGGGTCGGTAGTGGCCTTGTAGCTGTCGACGGACGTTGCGGCATGCAAACCACGGAAGGCACGACAGCGGAGGTCACCCGGAAGGGCGGCCTCCGCCGTCGTGATTATTCTAGAAAAATAGTTCCGCCGCGGCTCAGGACTGCCCGGAAGTGACGGCCCGAAGAATACGGTGCAGACTCAGGACGATCGTTTCGGCGGCACTCGGCGCGTCCGGGTTTACGTCGTCGGACGCCATCCGCTCCGCCAGGGCATCCACTGCCGTTTTGGCCGCCTCGATCAGCTGATTTTGCCTCTCGGGCTGCTCGTCTTCCATGGACCGCAAAACTTCGCTGACCGCAGCCAGGGCCTCGGCCAACGGTTCGCTGTAAGGAAGCGGGATCACAAAGGGTACGTCCTTATCCCAAATGACGTCCGCCAGGACCTCCGTCATGTCCTGGATGTGGAAGGTCACGCTCTCCAGGCCGCGAAGGTCTTTGTAGTCCTGTTCCAGGTCGTGGACGTGGCGGCGACGGCGGGGGTTGGCCTTCCGGCTGGCATCAGACTTCTGGACGGCCGCCCTGACTGCGCGGGCTGACTTCGCCAGCTCCTCGGAACGCACGGACCACTCTTCGTGTTCGGGCGGCCATTCTTCCTTCATGGCCTGTCCCATGTCCGAGAGCTGCTTGGCCAAAGCCCAGCGCAGCTCCGCGAGGCTGAGCGCGGCTGCCTTAAAGTGAAGCGGCGGGAAGACCAGCAAGTTGACCCCGATACCGACCACCACGCCGACGCCCATCTGCAGGAGGTAACCGAAGGAGAAGTCGTCCGGGTTGCGCCCGCCCACCAGGAGCACCAGGAGCGCCGCCGTCGGAATCCAATCCCGCCCCGCTCCAAGGCGGGGGAGTCCCGCGAGCAGGACCCCCAGCCCCATCACGATGGCGACAGTCACAGGGGTGGGTTCGCTGAAGCTCACCAGCAGGAACGCGAGTCCGATGCCGAGCGCCAGGCCTACAAGTGTTTGCAGGCCTTGCCGCATGGAACCTGCCACGTTCTCGTACATTGCCACGAGCGCGCCCAGAGGGGCGTAGTAGGGGTACTGGGCAGCAGCGCCGGGCATCATGGGCGCGATCAGGAATGCCAGGCCCGCTGCCAGGCCGGCCTTGGCCGCCAGTTGCAGCCTCGGCCCCGAGACGGCAGCGGAAAGGATGTGTACTGTGGTGCGCC
This genomic window from Arthrobacter sp. 24S4-2 contains:
- a CDS encoding MaoC/PaaZ C-terminal domain-containing protein, translated to MTNARPVILGDMPSLSKLYVNAAATAARRRVLGADAGITLPPCGHEVRGVRPQVGNLTAYQHLVGESASDILPAGFIHALAFPVSMSVMNRDDFPLPLLGMVHLSNRVEQHGAMVFTEALDITSWAENLRGHRAGTQVDIVTEVRRTGEAEVRWKGTSTYLAKGVFLPGIDKPSVPAEPSTFSAPDPTALWQLGVDTGRAYAAVSGDFNPIHLSVLSAKALGMRRSIAHGMYLASRALADVGAAKGDTFSWDVAFEAPVFLPARVALDISSDHSPGGAWQRSDYAAWNPRSGRRHFSGSVVAL
- a CDS encoding acyl-CoA dehydrogenase, whose product is MTDVVDRPASPPNRPASRSNAPAGASPAVDVAALGEQLLGKWADIRRHSRELSGRPELHKTEGLTHTEHRRRTFGQLKYLVENNAVHRAFPAALGGSDDHGGNIAGFEELVTADPSLQIKAGVQWGLFGSAVMHLGTEEHHTKWLPGIMNLDIPGCFAMTETGHGSDVASIATTATFDPATQEFVVHTPFRAAWKDYIGNAAIDGLGAVVFAQLVTKGVNHGVHAFYVDLRDPETKEFLPGIGGEDDGVKGGLNGIDNGRLHFSNVRIPRTNLLNRYGNVDADGTYSSPIASPGRRFFTMLGTLVQGRVSLDGAAVAASKLALKTAIQYASERRQFNASSHTDEEVLLDYQRHQRRLFTRLATTYAAGFAHEQLLQKFDDVFSGAHDTDEDRQDLETLAAALKPLSTWHALDTLQECREACGGAGFLIENRFASLRADLDVYVTFEGDNTVLLQLVAKRLLADYAKEFRKVDVGVLARYVVSQAAGAAVHRTGLRQVAQFVADTGSVQKAAIVLRDEDTQRLLLTDRVQTMVSDAGAALKGSNKLPQQQAAAAFNQHQHELIEAAQAHAELLQWEAFTEALANVKDPGTKRVLTWLRDLFGLSLIEKNLSWYLMNGRLSMQRARTVGDYINRLLVKIRPHALDLVDAFGYGQEHLRATIATGAEKIRQDEARAYVRSQRASGDAPVDEKVLLARKSREAKPPRR
- a CDS encoding TetR/AcrR family transcriptional regulator, translating into MKSARKAVHALGSDASMEDIAAAAGTSKSVFYRYFGDKAGLQQAVGEVVLSQMQRRIQEAAQSAQTPREGLLAMVSAYLQMAETSPNVYTFVTTHSAGDAGAASGSMATAGALGHFFEEVRDMIARPMREHLGAGREAVIGYWPTAAIGLVRNAGEQWLGTPASPGKPDQEAMARQITAWLCVGIAPELETRDTD
- a CDS encoding acetyl-CoA C-acetyltransferase, which gives rise to MSFTGQSATGPEEAPTAPEGTPAAGQLRRAVVVGGNRIPFARTGGAYTKSSNQDMLTAALDGLIARFGLQDERIGEVAAGAVLKHSRDFNLTREAVLGSALSAETPAYDLQQACATGLETVLGLANKIKLSQIDSAIAGGVDSTSDAPIAVSEGLREVLLDLNRAKSLPQRLRILSRLRPKDLAPDAPNTGEPRTGLSMGEHQALTTAQWKITREAQDELAYNSHRNLAAAYDAGFFDDLLTPYRGLSRDSNLRADTTLEKLATLKPVFGKNLGAEATMTAGNSTPLTDGASTVLLASEEWADSHDLPKLATVVDGEAAAVDFVHGKDGLLMAPAFAVPRLLARNGLTLDDIDLFEIHEAFAGTVLGTLAAWEDEEFGRTRLGLEGALGSIDRSKLNVNGSSLAAGHPFAATGGRIVASLAKMLHEKGRVDGRPARGLISICAAGGQGVVAILEAL
- a CDS encoding aromatic acid exporter family protein, yielding MIKTKQQDDAAASPAATLWRTTVHILSAAVSGPRLQLAAKAGLAAGLAFLIAPMMPGAAAQYPYYAPLGALVAMYENVAGSMRQGLQTLVGLALGIGLAFLLVSFSEPTPVTVAIVMGLGVLLAGLPRLGAGRDWIPTAALLVLLVGGRNPDDFSFGYLLQMGVGVVVGIGVNLLVFPPLHFKAAALSLAELRWALAKQLSDMGQAMKEEWPPEHEEWSVRSEELAKSARAVRAAVQKSDASRKANPRRRRHVHDLEQDYKDLRGLESVTFHIQDMTEVLADVIWDKDVPFVIPLPYSEPLAEALAAVSEVLRSMEDEQPERQNQLIEAAKTAVDALAERMASDDVNPDAPSAAETIVLSLHRILRAVTSGQS